Genomic window (Aquimarina sp. BL5):
TTTGATCAGAATGACTCCTTTTTACTAAATGGAGATATTGAGTTCAATCTGGTTACAGGTGGATTAGAACAATTATCATCCAAATCCACAATCATCCAATCGCAAGAACCTGCTTGCGGTACCGATATCTGTATTCCACCCATCCCGGCGCCATTAAGTTGTACAGATGTATATAATAATGCAACTACAGGATATTTGGCTGTAATGAACCGAATAGAAAAGGTATTGGATGAAAACGGAGATCCTGCAGAAGGGGATGTAGTGGATGAAGCATTTTTCTGTGATAACTCATTACAATATGTTGTTAAAGATTACAAAGCTTATTTAGATAAATTTTTGGTTACTAGTACGCTACATCCTTTCTATATGCATATCACCCGTTTTGGAGCCACAGAGTTCAATTACGGATATGAAGATATGGAAACGGTAATCGATGCATATTATACACACGTTCAGAGCGTGGCAGAGGGAGAACATAAAACTTGGGCCGCATTTACTTCTGATTATTTAAACGATCGACCAGAGATCTGTGTACCAAGGGCATTCCCTGTGGTTAGTGATATAGAATTACCACAACCAGATGAGACAGATTGCGAGCAGTTTGTAGCCAATGTACGTGGAGCATATCTGAGGGATACCTATGATAATTTTCTGATCAGCAAAAGAGAAGAGTTTATCAAAGCTTATATCGATAACGCTATGGACGGTGCTGTAGAAACCTTAGATATGGAGTATTTTGATAAAGAATATCAATATACACTATATTATTATGATCAGTCCGGGAATCTTTTACAAACGGTACCACCTGAGGGAATAGATCGATTTACGGATGCAGAACTAGAAGCGCAGATAGGAACCGATGGATTAACGCGAACACTAGCAATAGATCAACATCGCGCTAATAATATTGCTACAGAAAATCCGGATTTACTTCCTAAACACCGATTAATAACACAATATCGTTATAACTCTTTAAATCAATTGGTATGGCAATTAACACCAGATGGTGGAGAAACCCGTTTTGCCTATGATAAATTGGGTAGGATTATCGCATCCCAAAATGCCAAACAATTGCAAAACAATCGTTTTAGTTATACTACTTATGATGAATTAGGTAGGATTGTAGAAGCAGGAGAATTGGTGCCAGATGTCGCCATACAGATTGATGATACTACAGGAAAATTGGTATATACAGCCACCAATGATCCTGTAGCGACCGAAGGCGAAATCCCGAATCCTAATGCAGCTGCACAAGGACAACCAGCTACGATTAGGGCTATCATATATCCATTTAGTATAGCAGTAAATAGGTATGAAGTTACCAGAACACGGTATAATAACTTACCTACTAGCAATATTTCCGGAATCTTTGATACCGTTATAGATGAGAATGAATATACTTCTAATACCAGAAATAGAGTTGCTGTTATATATTATTATGATGTGTATGAAGAAGGTAAAACAGGAGAACATGAGTATGCCAATGCCATATACTATCACTATGATATTCATGGGAATGTAAAAGAATTGGCGCAGCATAATAAATTGATGAGTCCATCAACGACAGTAGGAATGCGAAGAATGCGATATGCATATGATCTGATTAGTGGTAATGTAAATACAGTAACCTACCAAAAAGGAAAAGCAGATCAGTTCATACATCAGTACGAATACGATGCTGATAATAGGATTGTGAATGTGCAAACCTCTTCAGATGGCATGGTTTGGGAAGAAGATGCTAACTATAGATATTTTGCTCACGGGCCGTTGGCAAGAACAGAATTAGGAGCTCAGAAAGTACAGGGAATGGACTATGCATATACCTTACAAGGATGGTTAAAAGGAGTAAACTCAGAAAACCTGACTCCTGATAGAGATATGGGAGGAGACGGTACCACTGGATCTAAGGTGGCAAAAGATGCGATGGGGTACTCATTAAATTACTTTGATAATGATTATAAAGCAACCATAACAGCTGCAACATCTAATCCATTTACCAACAGTGCTACCGGAGCAAGAAACCTGTATAATGGTAATATCAAGCAGATGGTAACCAATCTTATAGATAATAATCAGTCCATGATAGGGGCACAGGTTAATCAGTATACTTATGATCAGCTGAACCGTATCAAATCTATGGTAGGTAAAAAGATAATACCACGGTTAACTATACCTCCTCATATGAGTATGATAACAACGGAAACCTAAAAAACCTGAAACGATCAGCTGCTAATGCTAGTGGTGTGCTTACCGAAATGGATGACTTTACCTATAATTACAATGAAATAACTGATGAAAATGGCGAGTTACAGATCATTAATAATAGGTTACGTTCTGTGTCAGATGAAAATTCATTAGATGCTAATTTCGATACCGATATAGATAGTGGACAAGCGATTGATAATTATACCTATGATGCCATAGGACAATTAACCAAAGATGAAGCAGAAGGACTTACTAATATCGAATGGAGAGTAGATGGTAAAGTACATAAGATCACTAAAAATGATGGATCTACGATTAGTTTTGGATATGATGGATTAGGAAATCGTATTTCTAAAACAGTGATGCCAGAAAATAAAACTACCTTATATGTCCGTGATGCGCAAGGCAATACGATAGCAGTATATGAAACCTATTCTGATGGTGTTGTGGATCCTGAGCAAATACCAAATGACTTAGAAATAAAAGGAGAGACTATTACTGACGCACGTGATTTTGAAGCAGCAGAAAACATCACTGTAGGAACAACAGCAGAACCAGTAATAGCAGAATCAACAGCAGCTATTACCTATACGGCTAGCCAAGGTATTAGTCTTAAACCAAATACCCATCTCAAGGCAGGAGCGGATGTACTAGCCAAAATTGGAGAAGTAAATGAAAATGTAGGGAATGAAGAAGGAATATTCTTAACGGAGCATCATATTTATGGTAGTAGTCGATTAGGATTAGAAGAAAAACGAATTAAAGTAACGGACAATGATTTAGTTGTAGCAGATAGCTTTATAAATACAGTAGGAGATAAGCGTTATGAACTAAGCAATCATTTAGGAAATGTATTGAGTGTCATCACCGATCGTAAGTTGATTGATACGGAGAATTTAGCTACCTTTACTCCGGACGTTCTTACGTATAATGATTACTATCCGTTTGGGATGCTATTACCGAATCGACACGGAAACTCTTCTGAATATAGATATGGGTTTAATGGTATGGAAAAAGATGATGAAATTAAGGGGGGAGGAAATAGTTATGACTTCGGAATGAGAATGTTAGATCCAAGAATTGGTAGATGGCTTGCTGTTGATCCATTGAGAAAAAAGGCACCTGGTATTACTCCTTATAGATTTGGGTTTAATAATCCAATAAGATATAAAGACCCCGATGGAGGTTGGGAGGAAGATGGGCATTTTTGGACAGTCTATGCGTTTGGAATTATGATGGGACTTGAAAACACAGTTGCTTTAGAAATCGCTAGAGCAGCAGAACGACATGATCATAAAGTTCATGATGACTTTTCAATGTCAATTACTCCTCGCGATGGATTGTTAGGTATATTTACTTGGGGAAGTGATGGAGGGCTTGGGACTTGGTCAGATGGAGTTTCACAAGAGAGAGATCATGGGTTGACTGGAGGTATACAGGCAAAACAAGTTCTTAGAGCACATATGTCTGTAGTTGCTGGATATTTAGATTTTATGCATTTAGTGGGAGATGCTTGGGCTCATAGTTATATAGATAAAGAAACTGGTATAAGAATGATGTTTGGAGATATAAAGGAAAACCATCCAATATTAGGTACAATAACCAAGCAACATTTTTTTGTTGATGAATATGGAAATAAAAGAGTCAATCCAAAACATACTGATAAAACAGATAATATAGCTGATCGACAAGAAGAATATTCAGGATATATAAAATCGTTAGAGCAGATATTTAAAGATTCTAGATTTAAATACAATTCTTTAGTTACTAAAGAGGCTAATTTTAAAATGTTTGAGTATGTTCAACAAAATGGAGGAAATAAAGAGACTAACATTTATTTATTAAAGTCTTATATTGAATACTCTAATGGTCGAAGATTTTTCGGACATGTAGATGTTAAAACGGCAGAAAAACTTGGTGGTCTTTTTGACCTGTTAGGTATTGAATATAGTACTTCTACTGAAAAGTCAAAAGATGATGAAGGTGGCCAAACTAC
Coding sequences:
- a CDS encoding RHS repeat domain-containing protein, translated to MLTEMDDFTYNYNEITDENGELQIINNRLRSVSDENSLDANFDTDIDSGQAIDNYTYDAIGQLTKDEAEGLTNIEWRVDGKVHKITKNDGSTISFGYDGLGNRISKTVMPENKTTLYVRDAQGNTIAVYETYSDGVVDPEQIPNDLEIKGETITDARDFEAAENITVGTTAEPVIAESTAAITYTASQGISLKPNTHLKAGADVLAKIGEVNENVGNEEGIFLTEHHIYGSSRLGLEEKRIKVTDNDLVVADSFINTVGDKRYELSNHLGNVLSVITDRKLIDTENLATFTPDVLTYNDYYPFGMLLPNRHGNSSEYRYGFNGMEKDDEIKGGGNSYDFGMRMLDPRIGRWLAVDPLRKKAPGITPYRFGFNNPIRYKDPDGGWEEDGHFWTVYAFGIMMGLENTVALEIARAAERHDHKVHDDFSMSITPRDGLLGIFTWGSDGGLGTWSDGVSQERDHGLTGGIQAKQVLRAHMSVVAGYLDFMHLVGDAWAHSYIDKETGIRMMFGDIKENHPILGTITKQHFFVDEYGNKRVNPKHTDKTDNIADRQEEYSGYIKSLEQIFKDSRFKYNSLVTKEANFKMFEYVQQNGGNKETNIYLLKSYIEYSNGRRFFGHVDVKTAEKLGGLFDLLGIEYSTSTEKSKDDEGGQTTVNFLKIKTN